Within Chiloscyllium plagiosum isolate BGI_BamShark_2017 unplaced genomic scaffold, ASM401019v2 scaf_13694, whole genome shotgun sequence, the genomic segment gtttattttctacaTCAACCAGTTCCTCTGTACCATCCGAAAACATTAAGAAAACTCATTCATCCTGTGATCAAAGGATGCCAGGCTTAACTACAAACGGGAGTTTAACTACTCACAACGATGAAACAAAACCAAAGGTTACCAAAAAAACAGTACTgaaacagaaaggtgaagaaTCCGACAAAATTCTACGTCAGCTCTTGGGGGAAGAGATTTCTGGAAATGTGTGCACACAGGAAAAACTTTCTTTGGAATTTCAAGATCAGCAGGAGGCAAGTGTTGTGACAGGATCTGCAAGGAAAGTCCTGAGAAACAAAAGGGAACTGAAATTGACCAGACTGAGATATTCTCAGAGATCCTCTAGTGAGTCAGACACTGACTCCTATATCAGTGAAGATCAGAAGAACTCTCCCATTAAAAGAGCTGAAAAACCACGACCAGAGCCCATTGTTGAAAAAGAGGAATGCACTGCAAAAGTCCACTTCATGATTAAAAAGCATGCCTCAGCAGTAGGGAGAATGTTTCCTTTTTCCCTTAAAGCCTCTGGTTCATCAGAGGAACATAGTAATTCTTGTATTGCTGAAAGCAATGATAAAGTACCTGACTCTCAGCATCAAATAAGAAGTCCAGTCAGGACCCAGTCTGTTGAGGAATCAGTTCTGCCTTGTGCTGACAACACTACCACACAAAAAACTACAAACAGTCCTAAAAGTGCTCTTAAGTCACCATCTTCAAAGAGTAGAACTTCTCAGAATTTAAAGCTTAGAGTGACTTTTGAGGAGCCTGTTGTGGAAATTGAACAGACAGTTTCTGAATTAGATAACAGGAAGGGCACAGAAAGTGAAGGAACATTACCAAGGTCGCCACCTAGTCTAGAAATGGGTGAACCATTGAACAAATATGTTGGACAGTTTTGCTCACCAGTGGAATCTATAAACAGTAACCAGAACAACAATAACTCACAAGCTACCCATTTAGACATGACACCCACACCTAATTTACCACTGAATTCCACAGGAAGGAGATCTGGAGGCTCAAAAGCAAGTTGTGTAACTTCCTCAAAAGTTAATGCCAAGATAGTGAGTGTGTTAAAATCTGCCAAATAATCAACTGTTTTAGTCTTTTTGGAACTTATTAACAATCTAAACTAACATTTCAAAAATTCAAAATAGTACCAAATTTTATTATATGTACATTTGTATAGAAGAAACCTACCTGAATaaattctaaaatattttgaCCATTCTTTCTTCATGTTTTTTAAAAGATCCTAATGTAAACTAAGATGATATAGATAACAGTTTTTAAAGCACTTGCAAACATGCTGTGATTGTTTCTGCATTATAAATATTCAggtattttatataaatgatgtagagGAGTGGAAGATGAATTATTATACGATTGATGGTCCATTTTAAatcaattgccacatttaaaattAGATGCATTAGAAAATCTATAGTGCTTTTCTTACTCCTTTGTGCCCATTTTCTTTATTACTTTCAAGTCATTAGTACCTTGGCCAAGTCAGCATTCTTTACATATAAGGGTAAAGATTGCATGCCTTCAAGTTAAAATGGGACATTAAAGCTAACTGTCATCCTGTCCTTACTCACATCTAGCTACTGAATAGCAATTGTGATGAGAAACTGAATTTTTGTCCTTCATCTGCCTGCCATGGTGATTCTGATAAACATTATTGAGTCCAATTGCACCCTGGATCAACAAGTCAATGCCTCAATCTTTGAGGAATTCAGAAAATATAGCTTTTGAGGAAGAACTAGAGAAGTAGTTTAGGAAATAGTTTGTTTGTATTTCTAGATCTATATTTGAATATCCCTGACATTCTGCTGCCCCTACGCCAATACTTTGATTATGAACAGACTTATTTTCTAAAGATATAGGTACCTTCAGTAAAGTCAAATTCCTTTGACATAGGTCAGTAGAGCAGAATTGCTTATTTTTGAAACTAATTTGTACTGAAAAAGAACAGTTCCACCTCAGTAGGGTTTAAGATGTTTTCGTGTAAAATTAATCTTGAACTTCAAGCAAGAATAAATGATGATGTCGATAAATGGATAAAGTGGAAGTGTTTGCCATTTCCCCGACAGCAACATCCTCAAATTAAAGAGCACAAATTTattcctatttttaaaatatgttccaATCATTAATTGGGCTTAGTTGTCTTGCAACACAACCCAGTTTCCGCAAGCTTCTTCTGATCCCCTTCTCATGTGAATTTACCACCCTCCCCAACTTTCAATTTAAATCTTCAGTTAAACTCTTCTCGACCCATATCTTTGGTATGCCCCATTGACCTTGCCATATATTGTAGCCTCACTTAACCAATGGTTTCAGTCTATGACAATTCTATAGATGCCTACTTCATCATTCCCCTTACTAGCCACCTACATTCCTTCACTATCCGACAACAAAAAGAAAACTCACAGAACGCTTACAACTTGGTGTAGAAATTTAACCTgtcatttgcaacaatcttctgCCACTATTGGATTCCTCAACAATGCTCTTATTTCTATCTTTGCTCTAACCAACAGCAAAACTATCCCAGTCTGTATATTATGGCATTTCACTTGAAACAGCATCGAATCATCTAACCCACAAGATAGTGAGGGTCGGGTGGAAGGAAGCTGTTGTTTGGAAAATGTTAgattccattattaaggaagaaatagtagGGCATTGAGAACAGCTTAATGTattcaagcagagtcaacattgttttgtgaaagggaaatcacttTTGACAATTTTTAAGAGCTCTTTGAGGATATAATAAGCAGAGTAAATACAGGAAAACCAGTAGATgttgtgcatttggattttcagaaggcgcTATATAAGGTGCTATATAAAAGGCTATTGGGCATGATGTATTcaaatggattgaggattggtaaCATGCAGAAGACAGAGTCTGGATCAATGGGTCATCTTCAGGTTGGAAAGACCTAActcgtggagtgccacaagaatcactAAGTCcccaattatttactatctatattaatgacttgaaggaGGGGACAGAATGGAATGATCCAAATTTGGCAATGATACATAAGTAAGTAGGGGGACAAAAGGAATTTGGTATTTATTGCTAGGGACTTGGAGTTAACAGGGAAATCTTGTTATAACTgcacagggtattggtgagaccacatctggtacTGTGTACATCTTTGGTCCCtatgtttaaaaaatatatattggtATTGAACACTGTTCAAAATAGATTTGGCaggctgatttctgggatgaaagggttgtctTAGGGGATTAcaaatgaccagaaactgaactggacgagccatataaatgcagtggcttcAACAACAGGTCTGaagctagaaatactgcagtgagaaACTTACTTCTTGACTTCCTACTTACCTAGATAgtgtggctccaacaacactcaagaagcttgacaccatctaggacaaaacagcctgcttgatttgcaccacatccactccctcctccactgatgcttaatagcagcaatatgtaccacctacaagatgcactgcagaaattcaccaaagatccttagacattACCTTCCAAGCCTACAGCTATTTGCACCTAAAAGAACAGGgcaacagatacctgggaacaccaccacctgcaagttcccgttgggccactcacaatcctgacttggaaatacatcattgttCCTTTGGTGGCATTGGCAGGCCCTTGCTATCAGCATTGTAGGTGTATCCAAACTatgtggactgtagcagttcaagaagggagcttcCTTCCACTTTCTCCAGTACAACTAGTGATGGACAAATGCTAGCCCAGCGAGTGATGCAAATGGATTATTAGAAAGGCTAAACAGGATATCCCTGCAATCTCTTCTGCACCACAATCTCTTCCACTCTCTGCGCATTCTTTCCTCCACGTTCCCTTTTTCACTCTTCTTCCTCTTTTCTTGCACTCTTTTCTCTTCCCACCACTCTTTTACCTCTACAATGTGTTTTGTTCCTCTGCGTCTTCAAACGGTAGCACCTTCCTCCAATCCACTACTTTATCCTGATGTTGTCCCCTCAACAGCAAGTATGAGGACCTTTTCATTATACTTGTTACCATGATCAGCTTATCCTCAAATTCCCACTCTGTATCCTTCTATCCTCTCCAATTACCATGCATTTACAACTTGCTTTTCCTCAATGCCTTTTGATTTATTAGCTTACACTTACCTATCTGTCTGTAGCTGtctgttcaaatccctccaattTGGTTTGCACGTACCTACGTCAGCTTCTTCAGAGTTTTAAATGAGACCTTCTGTGACCATGTCCCTTCATTGTCTTGGCATCTCCAagtattgagctgaaaatgtgttgctggaaaagcgcagcaggtcaggcagcatccaaggaacaggagaatcgacgtttcgggcataagaccatcttcaggattcctgaagaagggcttatgcccgaaacgcaattctcctgttccttggatgctgcctgacctgctgcgcttttccagcaacacattttcagctctgatctccagcatctgcagtcctcactttctcctccatctccaAGTATTGAACCATGTTTCT encodes:
- the LOC122547184 gene encoding synphilin-1-like, whose translation is PHLTVDNLEKIHDEKGNNLLHIAASQGHLECLQHLTTLMAEECLTERNNEKLTPSSLAVKEGQLECLRWLMSETEAIAELSPSDGYPALIHYAACYGQEKVLLWLLQYMQEQGISLDEVDQYGNTAAHVATQHGHLSCLQTLVEYGANVTIQNQDGEKPSQSAERHGHTTCSRYLVVVETCMSLASQVVKLTKQLKEQTAKQISLQTQLQHFRQDQMTEGDESQSASSSVPSENIKKTHSSCDQRMPGLTTNGSLTTHNDETKPKVTKKTVLKQKGEESDKILRQLLGEEISGNVCTQEKLSLEFQDQQEASVVTGSARKVLRNKRELKLTRLRYSQRSSSESDTDSYISEDQKNSPIKRAEKPRPEPIVEKEECTAKVHFMIKKHASAVGRMFPFSLKASGSSEEHSNSCIAESNDKVPDSQHQIRSPVRTQSVEESVLPCADNTTTQKTTNSPKSALKSPSSKSRTSQNLKLRVTFEEPVVEIEQTVSELDNRKGTESEGTLPRSPPSLEMGEPLNKYVGQFCSPVESINSNQNNNNSQATHLDMTPTPNLPLNSTGRRSGGSKASCVTSSKVNAKIVSVLKSAK